A single region of the Deefgea piscis genome encodes:
- the cls gene encoding cardiolipin synthase, translating to MHWNQILAVVFVAIQLLFIARAILRPQREPASRVAWIVVIMLLPGLGVLAYILLGETSIGRHRIARLHQVNQVLQQAQATQWPQQIPERFSQLFRFGQSVNGFVPVAGNSARLLADSDAAIDAIVADIDAATEHVHLIFYIWLTDHSGLKVVAALQRAAARKVACRAMADGLGSRLMIASPHWQAMQDAGVQVAVALPIGNPLLRPLRGRIDLRNHRKIVVIDRHITYCGSQNCADAAFLVKAKFAPWVDIMLRLTGPIAQQNQLLFMSDWMAQTHEDLSRYAQYTPQANEDGFVAQVIGTGPTLQYSAMPEVFVTLMFAAQRELFITTPYFVPDEAMQAALCATARRGVKTTIIFPARNDSWIVAAASHSYYGELLAAGVEIYEYVGGVLHAKTLTLDGEVSLIGSANMDRRSFELNFENNILLYDAAISQDIRQRQAHYLAQSQPVTAAMVEQWPMRRRFWNNTIAMLGPVL from the coding sequence ATGCATTGGAATCAAATACTGGCCGTGGTGTTTGTCGCGATACAGTTATTGTTTATTGCGCGGGCGATTTTGCGGCCGCAGCGCGAGCCAGCGTCGCGGGTGGCGTGGATTGTGGTGATTATGTTGCTGCCGGGTTTGGGGGTGTTAGCGTATATCTTGCTCGGCGAAACCAGTATTGGTCGCCATCGCATCGCGCGCTTGCATCAAGTCAATCAAGTATTGCAGCAGGCGCAAGCCACACAATGGCCCCAGCAAATTCCCGAGCGATTTAGTCAACTCTTTCGTTTTGGCCAATCGGTGAATGGCTTTGTGCCGGTGGCTGGCAATAGTGCGCGCTTGCTGGCGGACTCTGATGCCGCGATTGATGCCATCGTCGCCGATATCGACGCCGCCACCGAGCATGTGCATCTGATTTTTTATATCTGGCTCACCGATCACAGCGGGCTTAAAGTCGTTGCCGCCTTGCAACGCGCCGCCGCGCGCAAGGTGGCCTGCCGCGCCATGGCCGATGGTTTAGGGTCGCGCTTAATGATTGCTTCGCCGCATTGGCAAGCGATGCAAGACGCTGGGGTGCAAGTGGCCGTGGCGCTGCCGATTGGCAATCCGCTATTGCGGCCATTGCGCGGCCGAATTGATTTGCGCAATCACCGCAAAATCGTCGTGATCGACCGCCATATCACCTATTGCGGCAGCCAAAACTGCGCCGATGCTGCGTTTTTGGTCAAAGCCAAATTCGCCCCGTGGGTCGACATTATGCTGCGCTTGACTGGCCCGATTGCGCAGCAAAATCAGCTGTTATTTATGAGCGACTGGATGGCGCAAACCCACGAAGACCTAAGCCGCTACGCCCAATACACCCCACAGGCTAATGAAGACGGCTTTGTGGCCCAAGTGATTGGCACTGGGCCAACGCTGCAGTATTCGGCGATGCCCGAGGTGTTTGTCACGCTAATGTTTGCCGCCCAGCGCGAATTATTTATCACCACGCCGTATTTTGTGCCGGATGAAGCAATGCAAGCGGCGCTGTGCGCCACCGCGCGGCGCGGCGTGAAAACCACGATTATTTTCCCTGCTCGCAATGATTCATGGATTGTCGCCGCCGCCAGCCATAGCTATTACGGTGAATTACTCGCCGCAGGCGTTGAAATCTATGAATACGTCGGCGGCGTTTTGCACGCCAAAACGCTAACGCTGGATGGTGAAGTCAGCCTGATTGGCTCGGCTAATATGGATAGACGCAGTTTTGAGCTTAATTTTGAAAACAACATCCTGCTGTACGACGCCGCCATTAGCCAAGACATCCGCCAACGCCAAGCGCATTACCTCGCGCAAAGCCAGCCCGTCACCGCCGCAATGGTCGAGCAATGGCCGATGCGCCGCCGCTTTTGGAACAACACCATCGCCATGCTCGGGCCGGTATTGTGA
- the mgtE gene encoding magnesium transporter: MTVLTRKPQESLQDSLQQVTRLLERHKLVEGMVHKQEGPKHDLVEKLVHRQNLTELQMKLAALHPADIAHILEALPHADRLMVWGLVDAEDDGEILLEVSDAVRESLLADMAPHEMVAAAGQLDTDELADLVPDLPSAVQSEVLDTLDAEDRAEVQSAMSYTEDQIGSLMDFEMVTIRADIKLEVVLRYLRRFDELPTHTDKLFVVDDNEILKGVLPLNRLLVSDPDKYVQEIMADDVVVFQPFDDAGEAAQAFERYDLVSAPVVDSNHKVIGRITVDQMVDVIREESDAEVLSLAGLKDEDLFSSVGKAVKNRWPWLALNICTAFIASRVIGSFEATISHLVALAALMPIVSGIGGNTGTQTTTLIIRGLALGQIQPSNTRMLLLKELGIALINGLMWGSVLGVMAWALYGQIGLGLVMMGAMMLNMIVAALVGLFVPLIMQKFGRDPAYGSSVLITALTDSLGFFIFLGLATIFLM; the protein is encoded by the coding sequence ATGACTGTACTCACCCGGAAACCACAAGAAAGCTTGCAAGACAGTTTGCAACAAGTCACTCGACTTTTAGAGCGGCACAAACTCGTGGAAGGGATGGTACATAAGCAAGAAGGCCCCAAGCATGATTTAGTCGAAAAACTCGTCCACCGACAAAACCTCACCGAATTACAAATGAAATTGGCCGCGCTGCATCCGGCCGATATTGCGCATATTTTAGAGGCGCTGCCACACGCTGATCGTTTAATGGTGTGGGGCTTGGTCGACGCTGAAGACGACGGCGAGATTTTGCTCGAAGTCTCCGACGCGGTGCGTGAATCGTTGCTGGCCGATATGGCGCCGCACGAAATGGTCGCCGCCGCCGGGCAACTCGATACCGACGAGCTGGCCGACTTGGTGCCCGATTTACCGAGCGCAGTGCAAAGCGAAGTGCTCGATACACTCGACGCAGAAGATCGCGCCGAAGTGCAATCGGCGATGTCGTACACCGAAGATCAAATCGGCTCGCTGATGGATTTTGAGATGGTGACGATTCGCGCTGATATTAAGCTCGAGGTGGTGTTGCGCTATTTGCGCCGTTTTGACGAGCTACCTACGCATACCGATAAGCTGTTTGTCGTCGACGACAATGAGATCCTTAAGGGGGTATTGCCGCTTAATCGTTTGCTGGTGAGTGACCCAGACAAATACGTGCAAGAAATCATGGCCGATGATGTAGTGGTGTTTCAGCCATTTGACGACGCTGGCGAAGCCGCGCAAGCGTTTGAGCGTTATGACTTGGTGTCAGCCCCCGTGGTCGATAGCAATCACAAAGTGATTGGCCGCATTACGGTGGATCAAATGGTTGACGTGATTCGTGAAGAATCCGACGCCGAAGTGCTGTCTTTGGCCGGTTTGAAAGACGAAGATTTGTTTTCTAGCGTCGGCAAGGCGGTTAAAAATCGCTGGCCGTGGTTGGCGCTCAATATTTGTACCGCTTTTATCGCCAGCCGCGTGATTGGCTCATTTGAAGCGACGATTTCGCATTTGGTAGCGCTGGCTGCCTTAATGCCGATTGTGTCGGGGATTGGCGGCAATACCGGCACGCAAACCACCACGCTGATTATTCGCGGTTTGGCGTTAGGGCAAATTCAGCCGTCCAATACGCGGATGTTGCTGCTCAAAGAATTGGGCATTGCGCTGATTAATGGCCTGATGTGGGGCAGTGTGTTAGGCGTGATGGCGTGGGCTTTATACGGCCAGATTGGTCTGGGCTTGGTGATGATGGGCGCGATGATGCTCAATATGATTGTCGCCGCCTTGGTCGGTTTGTTTGTGCCGCTGATCATGCAAAAATTTGGCCGCGACCCCGCTTATGGCTCGTCGGTGCTAATTACTGCACTCACCGATAGCCTAGGATTTTTTATCTTTTTGGGATTGGCGACGATCTTTTTGATGTAA
- the prmC gene encoding peptide chain release factor N(5)-glutamine methyltransferase: MPTYRELIVSSGLERFDAQVLLLHIVQKNRAWLIGHDNEAASEDQQTAFAAVAARRRAGEPVAYILGSREFYGREFQVSPAVLIPRPDTELLVELAIARAPQAGHIIDLGTGSGCIPITLKLERPDLTVAALDISPAALAVAQSNAAALGAEVRFLQSDWLAAVAGERFDLIVSNPPYIDAADEHLSQGDLRFEPSGALTDGRDGLQHLAHIISAARAQLKPGAWLLLEHGWDQGAACRELLQQAGFSEVQTWRDLGDNDRVSGGRYG; encoded by the coding sequence ATGCCAACGTATCGTGAATTAATTGTAAGCAGTGGCCTTGAACGTTTTGATGCTCAGGTGTTGCTACTGCATATCGTGCAAAAAAACCGCGCGTGGCTGATTGGCCACGATAACGAAGCGGCCAGCGAAGATCAGCAAACGGCGTTTGCCGCTGTGGCAGCGCGCCGGCGAGCTGGCGAACCGGTGGCGTATATCCTTGGTTCGCGTGAGTTTTATGGCCGCGAATTTCAAGTTTCCCCTGCAGTACTGATTCCGCGCCCAGATACCGAATTACTGGTTGAATTGGCGATCGCGCGCGCGCCGCAAGCCGGGCACATCATTGATTTGGGCACAGGTTCGGGCTGTATTCCGATTACCCTCAAGCTAGAGCGGCCAGACCTCACTGTGGCGGCGCTGGATATTTCGCCCGCGGCTTTAGCAGTGGCGCAAAGCAATGCGGCAGCGCTGGGCGCTGAAGTGCGCTTTTTGCAATCGGATTGGCTGGCAGCGGTGGCTGGCGAGCGCTTTGATTTAATCGTTAGCAACCCGCCGTATATTGATGCGGCCGACGAGCATTTAAGCCAAGGCGATTTACGCTTTGAGCCCAGCGGTGCGCTCACCGATGGCAGAGATGGTTTGCAGCACTTGGCGCACATCATTAGCGCGGCGCGAGCCCAGCTCAAACCGGGCGCTTGGCTGTTGCTAGAACACGGCTGGGATCAAGGCGCGGCGTGCCGCGAATTATTGCAGCAAGCAGGCTTTAGCGAAGTGCAAACGTGGCGTGATTTGGGCGACAATGACCGCGTTAGCGGCGGCCGCTACGGCTAG
- the grxD gene encoding Grx4 family monothiol glutaredoxin: protein MSIQDTIRQQVTDNSVVLYMKGTPSFPQCGFSSGAVQILKNCGVSFAAVNVLADADIRQGIKEYANWPTIPQLYIKGEFVGGSDIMKELYASGELQTMLAEFKDAE from the coding sequence ATGAGTATTCAAGACACTATTCGCCAGCAAGTGACCGACAATTCTGTGGTGTTGTACATGAAAGGCACGCCATCGTTTCCACAGTGCGGTTTTTCATCCGGCGCAGTTCAAATCCTTAAAAACTGTGGCGTGAGTTTTGCTGCAGTCAATGTCTTGGCCGATGCTGATATTCGCCAAGGCATTAAAGAATACGCCAACTGGCCAACGATTCCGCAGTTGTATATCAAGGGCGAATTTGTTGGTGGCTCAGATATTATGAAAGAACTCTACGCCAGCGGTGAATTGCAAACCATGTTGGCCGAATTTAAAGACGCTGAATAA
- a CDS encoding catalase has product MSQCPFQTTTAGAQIADNQNSLTAGPRGPVLLQDWQLLEKLAHQNRERIPERVVHAKGWGAHGTFTVTHDISQYTKANIFGAIGKKTELLARFSTVAGELGAADAERDVRGFAVKFYTEEGNWDLVGNNTPVFFIRDPLKFPDFIHTQKRHPRTHLRSNTAMWDYWSLSPESLHQVTILFSDRGLPTDVRHMNGYGSHTFSFINAKNERFWVKFHFKTQQGHRHWTNAEAAAVVGQTRESTQEDLLSAIDKGDFPRWTVSVQIMPEADADKTSYNPFDLTKVWPHGDYPLIEVGVMELNRNLVNYFAELEQASFSPSNIVPGIGFSPDKVLQARLFSYADAHRYRLGTHYESLPVNAPKCPVHTYHRDGAMNFMPMDKNPDAYYEPNSFGGPVANPAVAEPPLKISGDADRFNHREGNDDYSQPRALWAMFDEGQKSRLYSNLAAAMKGVPEFIIERQLGHFALIHPDYAAGVRAALK; this is encoded by the coding sequence ATGAGCCAATGTCCATTTCAAACCACCACTGCCGGTGCGCAAATTGCCGACAATCAAAATAGCCTGACCGCAGGTCCACGTGGCCCTGTTTTGCTGCAAGACTGGCAGTTGCTGGAAAAACTAGCGCATCAAAATCGTGAGCGAATTCCTGAGCGCGTAGTCCACGCTAAAGGCTGGGGCGCGCATGGTACGTTTACGGTGACGCACGATATTAGCCAATACACCAAGGCGAATATTTTTGGTGCCATCGGCAAAAAAACTGAATTGCTGGCGCGTTTTTCTACTGTGGCCGGTGAATTGGGCGCGGCGGACGCCGAACGCGATGTGCGCGGTTTTGCGGTGAAGTTTTATACCGAAGAAGGCAATTGGGATTTGGTCGGCAATAATACGCCGGTGTTTTTTATCCGCGATCCGTTGAAATTCCCTGACTTTATCCACACGCAAAAACGCCATCCCCGCACGCATTTACGTTCCAATACCGCAATGTGGGATTACTGGTCGTTGTCGCCAGAGTCTTTGCATCAAGTAACGATTTTGTTCTCTGATCGCGGCTTGCCAACCGATGTTCGCCATATGAATGGCTATGGCTCGCACACATTTAGCTTTATTAACGCCAAAAACGAGCGTTTTTGGGTGAAATTTCACTTTAAAACGCAGCAAGGCCATCGTCATTGGACCAATGCCGAAGCCGCTGCAGTCGTCGGGCAAACTCGCGAAAGCACGCAAGAAGATTTATTGAGCGCGATTGATAAAGGCGATTTCCCACGCTGGACGGTGTCGGTGCAAATCATGCCAGAAGCCGACGCGGATAAAACCAGCTACAACCCGTTTGATTTGACCAAAGTATGGCCACACGGCGATTACCCTTTGATCGAAGTCGGCGTGATGGAATTAAACCGCAATCTGGTGAATTATTTTGCCGAGCTAGAACAAGCGTCATTTAGCCCATCCAATATTGTTCCGGGGATTGGTTTTTCTCCAGACAAAGTGTTGCAAGCGCGCTTATTTAGCTATGCCGATGCACACCGCTATCGCCTTGGTACGCATTACGAATCATTGCCAGTCAATGCGCCAAAATGCCCAGTGCATACCTACCATCGCGACGGTGCAATGAACTTTATGCCAATGGATAAAAATCCAGATGCGTATTACGAGCCAAATTCGTTTGGCGGCCCGGTCGCCAATCCTGCTGTGGCTGAGCCACCGCTTAAAATCAGCGGCGATGCCGATCGCTTTAATCACCGCGAAGGCAACGATGATTATTCGCAACCGCGCGCGCTGTGGGCGATGTTTGATGAAGGCCAAAAATCACGCTTGTATAGCAATTTGGCCGCTGCGATGAAGGGTGTGCCGGAATTTATTATTGAGCGCCAATTGGGGCACTTTGCTTTGATTCACCCAGATTACGCTGCTGGTGTACGCGCCGCTTTGAAATAA
- a CDS encoding alpha/beta hydrolase: MSTLACVTVETAPNPTASVIWLHGLGADGNDFVSIVPELGLPSDLAVRFIFPHAPMMPITCNNGYVMRAWYDIVHFDQISRQADIAGVEQSVAAIRALIAAENAKGIPTDRIVLAGFSQGGAIAYTAGLTHPAALAGIVALSTYLPAESLLTPATIAANQNTPVLAAHGSHDPVVGISLGEKAKQFVADLGVKVQWQTYPIQHSVCLPEIQLIGQFITKSLA; encoded by the coding sequence ATGAGCACCCTCGCTTGTGTCACCGTTGAAACCGCCCCCAATCCAACTGCCAGCGTAATTTGGCTACACGGCCTTGGCGCTGATGGGAATGATTTTGTGAGCATTGTGCCGGAGCTAGGTCTACCAAGCGATTTAGCCGTACGCTTTATTTTCCCGCATGCGCCGATGATGCCGATTACTTGTAATAACGGCTATGTGATGCGCGCTTGGTACGATATTGTGCATTTTGATCAAATTAGCCGCCAAGCCGATATCGCTGGCGTTGAGCAATCCGTAGCGGCGATTCGCGCCCTGATTGCCGCAGAAAACGCCAAAGGGATACCCACCGACCGTATCGTGCTGGCGGGCTTTTCCCAAGGCGGTGCCATTGCCTATACCGCGGGTTTAACTCACCCAGCAGCCTTAGCAGGCATTGTGGCTTTGTCGACCTATCTGCCAGCAGAATCTTTACTGACGCCAGCGACGATTGCCGCCAACCAAAATACGCCAGTATTGGCCGCCCACGGCAGCCACGACCCCGTGGTTGGCATTAGCCTCGGTGAAAAAGCCAAACAATTTGTCGCTGATTTAGGGGTGAAAGTCCAATGGCAGACCTACCCAATTCAGCATTCGGTTTGCTTGCCTGAGATCCAATTGATTGGGCAGTTTATTACTAAGTCTTTGGCGTAA
- a CDS encoding alpha/beta hydrolase family protein: MTAITPLNVEMAGLQLIGSAHLPDQAEQAVLMLHGFTGNRVEYTYFFVTLARVLAERGIAVFRFDFLGCGESDGEFAEVSVANQAAQTQHLLAYLAKNYPQYQRHLLGFSMGGLVALQTALADSALIRSLCLLAPAANLAQIVESVAASNPQLGAAGGVDFLGLEISAQFRQELAQLAPFSGLASLEVPALVVHGQADAAVPVEIGEQVAACLPCCQFEAWADADHTFARQADRLRLGQRIADFVLA, encoded by the coding sequence ATGACTGCGATTACGCCTTTAAATGTTGAAATGGCCGGCTTGCAGCTGATCGGTAGCGCGCATTTGCCCGATCAGGCTGAGCAAGCGGTATTGATGCTGCATGGCTTTACTGGCAATCGAGTGGAATACACCTATTTTTTTGTTACTTTGGCGCGCGTATTGGCCGAACGTGGCATTGCGGTGTTTCGCTTTGATTTTTTGGGCTGCGGCGAGAGTGATGGTGAATTTGCTGAGGTTTCGGTGGCTAATCAAGCGGCTCAAACCCAGCATTTATTGGCGTATTTAGCTAAAAACTATCCACAATACCAACGGCATTTGCTCGGATTTAGCATGGGCGGTTTGGTGGCACTGCAAACCGCTTTGGCCGATTCGGCATTGATTCGCTCATTATGCTTATTGGCGCCAGCAGCCAATTTGGCGCAAATTGTTGAATCGGTGGCGGCGAGTAATCCACAGCTGGGGGCTGCCGGTGGCGTGGATTTTTTAGGGCTAGAGATTAGCGCGCAATTTCGCCAAGAATTGGCGCAACTCGCGCCGTTTTCGGGCTTAGCCAGTCTTGAAGTCCCCGCTTTGGTGGTGCATGGCCAAGCTGATGCTGCTGTACCGGTGGAGATTGGCGAACAAGTGGCGGCGTGTTTGCCCTGCTGCCAGTTTGAAGCTTGGGCTGATGCCGATCATACCTTTGCCCGGCAAGCCGATCGCCTGCGTTTAGGTCAGCGCATCGCCGATTTTGTTTTGGCTTAA
- the hemL gene encoding glutamate-1-semialdehyde 2,1-aminomutase produces the protein MTTRNEQLFESAKKHIPGGVNSPVRAFGSVGGTPCFFTKGEGAYVWDADGKKYIDYVGSWGPLILGHAHPKVIEAVIDTAKNGMSFGAPTEAEVTIADVLCEMLPSLEQVRLVSSGTEATMSAIRLARGFTGRDKLIKFEGCYHGHADSLLVKAGSGLLTFGNPSSAGVPAAVAADTIVLPYNDVAALEALFAEQGSEIAAIIVEPIAGNMNMVQPSAQFVAAMRNLTTQHGAVLIYDEVMTGFRVGLQCTQGFHGITPDLTCLGKVVGGGMPLAAFGGRADIMGYLAPLGPVYQAGTLSGNPVAVAAGLATLAEIRQDDFFAKLSAQTAKLVAGLNELGKDHGLCAQSVGGMFGVYFAEVVPTSFADVMASDRTRFNAFFHAMLDQGVYLAPSAFEAGFVSAAHSDADIEATLAAAKIALSRC, from the coding sequence ATGACTACACGTAATGAACAGCTATTTGAATCGGCTAAAAAACATATTCCCGGTGGTGTGAACTCGCCAGTACGCGCTTTTGGCTCGGTGGGTGGTACGCCATGCTTTTTTACTAAGGGCGAGGGCGCTTATGTATGGGATGCCGATGGCAAAAAATACATTGATTACGTTGGCTCGTGGGGACCATTGATTTTGGGTCATGCGCACCCGAAAGTGATCGAGGCGGTGATCGATACCGCTAAAAATGGTATGAGTTTTGGTGCTCCCACCGAGGCCGAAGTGACAATTGCCGATGTATTGTGCGAAATGTTGCCTTCTTTAGAGCAAGTTCGTTTGGTATCGAGCGGTACCGAGGCGACGATGAGCGCTATTCGTTTGGCGCGTGGCTTTACGGGTCGCGATAAATTGATCAAGTTTGAGGGTTGCTACCACGGCCATGCCGATAGCTTGTTGGTGAAAGCGGGCTCTGGTTTGCTTACATTTGGTAATCCATCGTCAGCTGGGGTGCCTGCAGCAGTTGCGGCCGATACGATTGTTTTACCTTACAACGATGTGGCGGCGCTTGAAGCCTTATTTGCCGAGCAAGGCAGTGAAATTGCCGCAATTATTGTTGAGCCTATCGCTGGCAATATGAATATGGTGCAGCCGAGCGCGCAATTTGTCGCGGCAATGCGTAATTTAACCACGCAGCATGGCGCAGTATTGATTTACGACGAAGTCATGACCGGCTTTCGTGTTGGCTTGCAGTGTACGCAAGGTTTTCACGGTATTACGCCAGATCTAACTTGCTTAGGTAAGGTCGTGGGTGGGGGCATGCCTTTGGCCGCTTTCGGTGGTCGTGCCGATATCATGGGCTATTTAGCGCCTTTAGGCCCGGTGTATCAAGCTGGTACTTTGTCGGGAAATCCAGTTGCCGTTGCTGCAGGATTGGCGACGTTAGCCGAAATTAGACAAGATGATTTCTTTGCGAAGTTAAGCGCACAAACGGCGAAGTTAGTCGCAGGATTAAATGAATTAGGCAAAGATCACGGACTTTGCGCGCAGTCAGTAGGGGGGATGTTTGGTGTGTATTTCGCCGAAGTTGTGCCAACGTCATTTGCTGATGTGATGGCATCGGATCGCACCCGATTTAATGCTTTTTTCCATGCGATGCTCGATCAAGGCGTTTATTTAGCCCCATCGGCATTTGAAGCTGGTTTTGTTTCGGCTGCGCATAGCGATGCTGATATCGAAGCCACTTTGGCGGCGGCAAAAATCGCTTTAAGTCGCTGCTAA
- a CDS encoding GFA family protein, which produces MGETVIQLKHQASCHCGAVVLEIDLPDGIVDPRHCDCSICRRKGAVVASVLLSGIKIIQGEDVLRLYQFNTQTAKHYFCSVCGIYTHHQRRSNPHLYGYNVGCLEGVNPYQIPNIKIYDGVNHPTDQNTAATLA; this is translated from the coding sequence GTGGGTGAGACAGTTATTCAGCTAAAGCACCAAGCCAGTTGTCATTGCGGTGCGGTGGTATTAGAGATTGATTTGCCCGATGGCATTGTTGATCCTCGGCATTGTGATTGCTCGATATGTCGACGCAAAGGCGCGGTGGTGGCTTCGGTGTTGTTGTCCGGTATTAAAATTATTCAGGGCGAAGACGTTCTGCGGCTGTATCAATTTAATACTCAAACTGCCAAGCATTACTTTTGCTCAGTATGCGGGATTTATACCCACCATCAACGCCGCTCAAATCCGCATCTATATGGCTATAACGTCGGATGCCTTGAGGGCGTTAATCCATACCAAATTCCAAACATTAAAATCTATGATGGCGTGAATCATCCCACCGATCAAAACACGGCTGCCACATTGGCCTAG
- a CDS encoding GNAT family N-acetyltransferase, which translates to MSDFPVLHTEHLILREIVDADAQALLDIHGCAEVMRYFGSDPLIELAQAKALVATFSHWRGEGNSGIRWGISQKSDGKLLGSCGFFRWNHAWRSAMVGYELAQSAWGQGLMQEALAAILPYGFRVMNLNRIEAQIHPDNLASLKLMPKLGFVHEGQLREAGFWGGKFNDFVQFGVLRREYIEQV; encoded by the coding sequence ATGAGCGATTTTCCAGTTTTACACACTGAGCACCTTATCCTGCGTGAAATTGTCGATGCCGATGCACAAGCTCTGCTTGATATTCATGGCTGTGCTGAAGTGATGCGATACTTTGGTTCTGATCCTTTGATTGAATTAGCGCAAGCGAAGGCCTTGGTGGCCACTTTTTCACACTGGCGTGGTGAGGGAAACTCCGGTATTCGCTGGGGCATTAGCCAAAAATCAGATGGAAAATTGCTGGGTAGTTGCGGATTTTTCCGTTGGAATCACGCTTGGCGCTCCGCGATGGTCGGCTACGAGCTAGCCCAATCGGCGTGGGGGCAAGGTTTGATGCAAGAGGCCTTAGCTGCCATTTTGCCGTATGGTTTTCGCGTAATGAACCTCAACCGCATAGAAGCACAAATTCATCCTGACAATTTAGCATCACTTAAATTGATGCCCAAGCTCGGTTTTGTTCACGAAGGCCAGTTGCGTGAGGCTGGATTTTGGGGTGGCAAGTTCAACGATTTTGTGCAGTTTGGGGTCTTGCGGCGGGAGTATATTGAGCAGGTTTAG
- a CDS encoding CYTH domain-containing protein, which produces MAVEIERKFLLKNDTWRSDVHRSTRIAQGYLCTDPERTVRVRVKGDAAFLTIKGKNSGISRSEFEYEIPLAEAVELLKLCPQVLDKTRHLLSIEQHTFEIDEFHGDNAGLIVAELELASENSTYPQPEWLGAEVSGDARYYNSALSITPFSRWF; this is translated from the coding sequence ATGGCCGTTGAAATCGAAAGAAAATTTTTACTTAAAAATGACACTTGGCGCAGCGATGTTCATCGTAGTACACGCATCGCGCAAGGCTATTTATGCACCGATCCTGAGCGCACCGTGCGAGTTCGGGTGAAAGGCGACGCTGCATTCTTGACGATTAAAGGTAAAAATTCTGGAATTAGCCGCTCTGAATTTGAATATGAAATCCCGCTGGCGGAAGCTGTCGAATTACTCAAACTTTGCCCGCAAGTTTTGGATAAAACTCGGCACTTACTCAGCATTGAGCAGCACACCTTTGAGATTGATGAGTTTCATGGCGACAATGCCGGCTTAATCGTCGCAGAACTCGAGCTGGCTAGCGAAAATAGCACTTATCCACAGCCAGAATGGCTAGGTGCAGAAGTTTCGGGAGATGCGCGCTATTACAACAGCGCACTGTCAATTACGCCGTTTAGTCGTTGGTTTTAA
- a CDS encoding DVU_2496 family lipoprotein has product MKIMLPILLVALLAGCGETAPTTKQCGVYAIGPNQIKEILASPQSEPAPGRTAKADLPADFPTALLDPENFYRGMGVYCSADEARQALIDQKHQDWGVFEIESDWNKNVYKADDGAYHLRESAKIKKAVE; this is encoded by the coding sequence ATGAAAATCATGCTGCCTATTTTACTGGTCGCCTTACTTGCCGGATGCGGCGAAACTGCGCCAACCACCAAGCAATGTGGCGTTTACGCCATCGGCCCAAATCAAATTAAAGAGATTCTGGCCAGCCCGCAAAGTGAGCCAGCGCCAGGACGGACGGCGAAAGCTGATTTACCCGCCGACTTTCCAACCGCGCTACTCGACCCAGAAAATTTCTATCGTGGTATGGGCGTGTATTGCAGCGCCGATGAAGCACGGCAGGCATTGATTGATCAAAAACACCAAGATTGGGGCGTATTTGAGATCGAAAGCGATTGGAATAAAAACGTCTACAAAGCCGACGATGGCGCTTATCATTTACGCGAATCCGCCAAAATTAAAAAGGCGGTTGAATAA
- a CDS encoding CopD family protein: MLWIKSLHLIFVISWFAGLFYLPRIFVNLAMAKQTDELARLNLMAHKLYRFMTPLGILALIFGVWTWGFYDFYMGEGWRWMHAKLALVAILVGYHIACRQMVLAFAANKNTRSHVWFRFFNEVPVLILFAIVILVIVKPF, encoded by the coding sequence GTGCTGTGGATTAAATCATTACATTTGATTTTTGTAATTAGCTGGTTTGCTGGGCTATTTTATTTACCGCGTATTTTTGTCAATTTAGCCATGGCCAAACAGACCGATGAGTTAGCTAGGCTTAATTTAATGGCGCATAAACTCTATCGATTTATGACGCCACTGGGCATTTTGGCGTTAATTTTTGGGGTCTGGACCTGGGGTTTTTATGACTTTTATATGGGAGAAGGCTGGCGCTGGATGCATGCCAAATTAGCCTTAGTCGCAATTTTAGTCGGCTACCATATTGCCTGTCGCCAAATGGTATTGGCTTTTGCTGCCAATAAAAATACCCGCAGCCATGTGTGGTTTCGTTTTTTTAATGAAGTGCCGGTGCTGATTTTATTTGCCATCGTGATTTTGGTGATTGTTAAACCGTTTTAA